In the Helianthus annuus cultivar XRQ/B chromosome 11, HanXRQr2.0-SUNRISE, whole genome shotgun sequence genome, one interval contains:
- the LOC110890799 gene encoding uncharacterized protein LOC110890799 → MNICSSAFNHCSSISPNQKMLPKFVLRTERTKFYIRAGAGDGDGDGGGGSVVDDVRGSGTTARGRRLLRVREEKRKREYDRLHNYPSWAKVLEDAAKNDVELRNVLGDSIGKPEQMRKKVEDRIRKKGRDFHKAKTGSVVAFKVTFRDFSPVGSNIWFKLYGPPSDRDVDLIGSVIQSWYVLGRLGAYNSSNLQLANASMEYNPLYDADKGFSVMPSSFHDIGDVEFQDNWGRVWVDIGTSDYFALDVLLNCLTVLSSEYLGIQQVVFGGRSMGDWEEGMKNPEDGYKYFKI, encoded by the exons ATGAACATATGCAGCAGTGCATTCAATCACTGTTCTTCCATTTCACCAAATCAAAAAATGTTACCTAAATTCGTTCTTCGAACCGAACGAACAAAATTTTATATTCGTGCCGGTGCCGGTGACGGTGATGGTGACGGCGGTGGCGGTTCGGTGGTTGATGACGTCAGAGGATCAGGTACGACGGCGAGAGGACGGAGATTGCTTAGGGTTCGAGAAGAAAAACGGAAACGTGAATATGATCGGCTTCATAACTATCCTTCTTGGGCGAA aGTGTTGGAAGATGCAGCAAAAAATGATGTTGAACTTAGGAATGTGTTGGGTGATAGCATTGGGAAGCCAGAGCAGATGAGAAAGAAG GTCGAAGATAGAATCCGGAAAAAAGGGCGAGATTTTCACAAGGCTAAAACGGGTTCCGTTGTTGCTTTCAAAGTCACCTTTAGAGA CTTCAGTCCCGTTGGTTCCAATATATGGTTCAAGTTATACGGACCACCTTCTGATCGGGACGTTGACCTGATTGGCAGT GTTATTCAGTCATGGTACGTCTTGGGCCGTTTGGGTGCATATAATTCATCTAATTTGCAG TTGGCAAATGCATCAATGGAATACAACCCTCTCTATGATGCAGATAAGGGATTCAGTGTGATGCCGTCTTCGTTTCACGATATCGGTGATGTTGAGTTTCAGGACAACTGGGGACGGGTTTG GGTAGACATTGGTACTTCGGATTACTTTGCTCTTGATGTGCTGCTTAATTGCCTCACTGTACTAAGTTCCGA GTATTTGGGTATACAACAGGTAGTCTTTGGAGGTCGGTCAATGGGTGATTGGGAAGAGGGAATGAAAAACCCTGAAGACGGATACAAGTACTTTAAGATCTAA